A genomic segment from Thermococcus sp. LS1 encodes:
- a CDS encoding CGP-CTERM sorting domain-containing protein: MRKLSVLLLFIIMVSTLSYALAETQIDPSKIHFYMYGMATCPHCQNMKKVIPEIYGPDSLTYYELVNNEENQKLFGEQYKYTGIMGVPAIAITYNGTLYAIIEGEFNVSATPKIIEAAMENNGLILFVAGQAYIIKNETIIQKLQTIYVEHRLPEVDTTETSEITTSTPSGDETTSTNENNDKVCGPGIMAVLVVVPLVLLRRRR; the protein is encoded by the coding sequence ATGAGAAAACTGTCAGTGCTGCTCCTGTTCATCATAATGGTCTCCACGCTCTCCTACGCTTTAGCTGAGACCCAGATAGACCCCAGCAAAATTCACTTCTACATGTACGGCATGGCCACCTGTCCCCATTGCCAGAACATGAAGAAAGTCATCCCCGAGATTTACGGCCCGGATAGCTTGACATACTATGAGCTCGTGAACAATGAGGAGAACCAGAAGCTCTTCGGCGAGCAGTACAAATACACCGGCATTATGGGAGTTCCTGCGATAGCAATAACCTACAACGGAACCCTCTACGCGATAATCGAGGGAGAGTTTAACGTCTCGGCGACACCCAAGATAATAGAGGCCGCCATGGAGAACAACGGGCTTATCCTCTTTGTTGCCGGCCAGGCTTACATCATTAAGAATGAGACAATCATACAGAAGCTCCAGACTATATATGTCGAGCACAGGCTTCCCGAGGTAGATACAACTGAGACTTCAGAGATTACAACCTCCACGCCGTCCGGAGATGAAACCACAAGCACAAACGAAAACAACGATAAAGTCTGCGGTCCTGGAATAATGGCCGTTCTCGTGGTAGTTCCCCTCGTTCTCCTGAGGAGAAGGCGCTGA
- a CDS encoding thioredoxin family protein — protein MDELEMIRRKKMLELMKRAGMIEVRPKGPKVVIEVITAPGCPYCPIAVQMARELERKYEGVVAKELSVATPEGQRKAMEHNILGTPTILINNRVEFIGVPNFREFERKVGTLLGLQ, from the coding sequence ATGGACGAGCTGGAGATGATTAGGAGAAAAAAGATGCTCGAGCTGATGAAGAGGGCTGGGATGATAGAGGTCAGGCCAAAAGGGCCTAAGGTCGTCATTGAGGTTATCACCGCCCCAGGATGTCCCTATTGTCCTATAGCAGTCCAGATGGCAAGGGAGCTCGAGAGGAAGTACGAGGGAGTGGTAGCTAAGGAGCTGAGCGTCGCAACGCCCGAGGGACAGAGAAAGGCTATGGAGCACAACATCCTTGGCACTCCAACGATACTAATAAACAACCGCGTTGAGTTCATTGGTGTTCCGAACTTTAGGGAGTTTGAAAGAAAAGTAGGGACACTGTTAGGCCTACAGTGA
- a CDS encoding PQ-loop domain-containing transporter yields the protein MNGGEIIGLLGMLLLVSSWLPQTIETVKKKHCPLNLKFIVIYVVAATLLTIYSYIIGDWIFFTLNFLSALQSAINLVVKLLYP from the coding sequence ATGAACGGTGGAGAGATAATAGGACTCCTGGGAATGCTACTGCTGGTCAGCTCGTGGCTACCTCAAACCATCGAGACCGTGAAGAAAAAGCACTGCCCGTTGAACCTGAAGTTTATCGTAATCTACGTTGTAGCGGCAACACTGCTGACGATATACTCCTATATAATAGGAGATTGGATATTCTTTACCCTGAACTTCCTGTCCGCACTTCAGAGTGCAATAAATCTCGTGGTGAAACTGCTCTACCCATGA
- a CDS encoding cytochrome c biogenesis CcdA family protein, which translates to MRSEVKALAIILLASFGISSLALWALDLTHFIPQFFTLAMSDSINPCTFVIYTMLLIALSVREISRRRLYIVGASFIAAVYISYYLLGVGLLYFAGRLPLWAAGVAAIIFGLYTIVTGLMEKSRVFGKSDLRKKIFSSDATLLGAFTLGVIVSTTLLPCSAGSYLVYAIIISKSGKTLAFLLLALYNLVFVLPLVVILLAMGSVTESKRFSQAMVRHSRELSVIAGILLIAIGIWVLTGASL; encoded by the coding sequence ATGAGGAGTGAAGTAAAGGCGCTGGCTATCATCCTCCTGGCTTCCTTTGGAATAAGCTCCTTAGCACTCTGGGCACTCGACTTAACTCACTTCATCCCGCAGTTCTTCACGCTCGCAATGAGTGACTCCATAAACCCGTGCACCTTCGTCATCTACACCATGCTGCTCATAGCACTCTCCGTTAGAGAGATTTCACGGAGGAGGCTCTACATCGTTGGGGCATCATTCATAGCGGCCGTCTACATCTCGTACTATCTTCTGGGCGTTGGCCTTCTCTACTTCGCTGGCCGCCTGCCTCTCTGGGCTGCCGGCGTTGCGGCCATAATCTTCGGCCTTTATACTATCGTCACTGGGTTAATGGAGAAGTCAAGGGTTTTCGGCAAGAGCGACCTCAGGAAGAAGATATTCAGCAGCGACGCAACGCTCCTAGGAGCTTTCACCCTCGGCGTCATAGTGTCGACGACTCTCCTTCCCTGCTCTGCCGGGAGCTATCTTGTCTATGCGATAATAATCTCAAAGAGCGGAAAAACGCTCGCCTTTCTCCTGCTTGCTCTCTACAACCTCGTCTTCGTGCTTCCGCTGGTGGTCATACTGCTGGCGATGGGAAGCGTCACAGAGAGTAAGCGCTTCTCCCAGGCGATGGTGAGGCACAGCAGGGAGCTGTCCGTGATAGCGGGGATACTGCTCATAGCGATAGGGATCTGGGTTCTCACGGGGGCCTCACTGTAG
- a CDS encoding PIN domain-containing protein, producing MSSSYEIIEKPELQVLINILPEIVVSYPLYELPLFRAEPSEKGYKLDVLVDRHEFNEAVPEHLSYELPTYSDFYEAFISAGILRYDNINEFMKSLELYKYLRKGVAFAPDTNLFYHRFISGFRPLDGYQIVVAEGVQKEIENSMNYKYRHGQLSEMRKAVKNAHLLKEFSNRRVKKSRKAAYIALKEFERLKDRIIIAESVNELAHNNDEIIIKSLKRYDEMTPTLLVFLTADIAITDVAKIEGLEYFLFEYPTAELGRHEVSAYQLRTLIFNLAAVFGVVEVNGVTIFGEFGGKRGLNELKVIFPEQNRNYHEFMFHIKLCRRLIETMGEKRR from the coding sequence ATGTCGTCGAGCTATGAAATAATCGAGAAGCCCGAGCTTCAGGTGCTCATCAATATCTTGCCAGAGATAGTGGTAAGCTACCCCCTCTACGAACTTCCCCTATTCAGGGCAGAACCAAGCGAGAAAGGCTACAAACTGGACGTTTTAGTTGACCGCCATGAGTTCAACGAGGCCGTTCCAGAACACCTATCCTACGAACTGCCGACATACAGCGACTTCTACGAGGCATTCATCTCGGCTGGAATCCTGCGCTACGACAACATAAACGAGTTCATGAAGAGCCTCGAGCTTTACAAGTACCTCCGCAAAGGGGTTGCCTTCGCTCCCGACACTAATCTCTTCTACCACCGCTTTATCTCGGGCTTCCGGCCGCTCGACGGCTACCAGATAGTCGTCGCAGAGGGGGTGCAAAAGGAGATAGAGAACTCAATGAACTACAAATACCGCCACGGTCAGCTGAGCGAGATGAGGAAAGCAGTCAAGAACGCCCACCTGCTCAAAGAGTTCAGCAACCGGCGCGTCAAGAAGTCTCGAAAGGCTGCATACATTGCCCTAAAAGAGTTTGAGAGGCTGAAAGACAGGATAATCATAGCAGAAAGCGTCAATGAGCTCGCCCACAACAACGACGAGATCATTATCAAGTCCCTCAAGCGCTACGACGAGATGACACCGACCCTCCTCGTCTTCCTGACGGCGGACATAGCGATAACGGATGTGGCCAAGATAGAAGGGCTGGAGTACTTCCTCTTCGAATATCCAACGGCAGAGCTCGGGAGGCACGAAGTTTCAGCCTACCAGCTGAGGACGCTCATCTTCAACCTCGCCGCTGTTTTTGGCGTCGTCGAGGTAAACGGGGTTACAATCTTCGGGGAATTTGGCGGCAAGCGGGGGCTCAACGAGCTGAAGGTAATCTTCCCGGAGCAGAACAGAAACTACCACGAGTTCATGTTCCACATCAAGCTGTGCAGAAGGCTCATAGAGACAATGGGGGAGAAGAGAAGATAA
- a CDS encoding DUF2284 domain-containing protein has product MRVLWEREINAGEIVVSPRPVWKCMTCPMYGKRPSCPPHVPDWREAREWVSHFRKALIIKFEIDMDDFEAEKRKAILHLLKREEELFREGKMYAMALFPGSCNLCDDCPFERGEPCRMPTKVRPSVDAIGIEISRLVEIDFSESVLYGMLLVE; this is encoded by the coding sequence ATGAGGGTGCTCTGGGAGAGAGAAATTAACGCGGGTGAGATAGTTGTTTCACCAAGACCCGTCTGGAAGTGCATGACCTGTCCCATGTACGGGAAGAGGCCGAGCTGTCCCCCGCATGTCCCGGACTGGAGGGAAGCCAGGGAGTGGGTGAGCCACTTCAGAAAGGCTCTCATCATAAAGTTTGAAATTGACATGGACGATTTTGAAGCCGAGAAGAGAAAGGCCATCCTGCACCTTCTCAAGCGCGAAGAGGAGCTCTTCAGGGAGGGCAAGATGTACGCGATGGCACTCTTCCCCGGCAGCTGCAACCTCTGTGACGACTGCCCCTTTGAGAGGGGAGAGCCCTGCAGGATGCCAACGAAAGTGAGACCGTCGGTAGATGCTATCGGCATAGAGATCAGCAGGCTGGTGGAGATAGACTTCTCCGAAAGCGTTTTGTACGGGATGCTGTTAGTTGAATGA
- a CDS encoding YbhB/YbcL family Raf kinase inhibitor-like protein, with translation MDLEIGSVFHNGDFIPVEFTCDGENVNPPIFIGHIDPRAKSLVIIVDDPDAPGGTFTHWIAWNIPPLGEIQRGVPPMGEVDAPIHVVQGVNDFGKIGYSGPCPPRGHGVHHYHFKVYALDTELNLKPGATRRELEKAMEGHVIQWGELVGLYERK, from the coding sequence ATGGATTTGGAGATAGGCTCTGTCTTCCACAACGGGGATTTCATCCCGGTGGAATTCACCTGCGACGGAGAAAACGTAAACCCACCGATATTCATTGGCCACATCGACCCAAGGGCCAAGAGCCTTGTGATTATAGTTGATGATCCCGACGCTCCCGGAGGGACCTTCACTCACTGGATAGCCTGGAACATCCCTCCGCTCGGCGAGATACAAAGAGGCGTCCCACCAATGGGAGAAGTCGATGCCCCAATCCACGTCGTCCAGGGAGTGAATGACTTCGGAAAGATAGGTTATAGTGGACCATGTCCACCGAGGGGACACGGGGTGCACCACTATCACTTCAAGGTCTATGCTCTTGACACGGAACTCAACCTCAAGCCCGGGGCAACGAGAAGAGAGTTGGAAAAGGCCATGGAGGGTCACGTTATCCAGTGGGGAGAGCTGGTAGGCCTCTACGAAAGAAAATAA